Genomic segment of Pochonia chlamydosporia 170 chromosome 1, whole genome shotgun sequence:
TTATACTCATCAATAAGACGTGGGATCTGTAGCATCTTTGTTGGTTCGCCTTCGAAGGGTACTCTTGCAGTTTTAGCACTCGTGGACGTTTTCCCAGGTCGTCTACGTAGTCTCCATATCGAAGGCTCGAATCCAGTAAAGCGTGTACTTATAGCAAGTACTAATGCATTGTCCTTAAAAGCAAACTGCATGACGTCTTTAGTCTTATGCTTCCTTACGTAGAGAGTACCCCATGCGACAACATCCTTGGATCTATCTTCAGTCTTTAGCTCTGCCATCTTGCGGCTATCAATCCTCCCAAGACGCGTAGTACCTGTAGCAGcagtaccttggtacctCAAGAATTCGAATAGTTCAGGTGTGCTAAAAAGATTGTCCATAAAGCAGTGATAGCCGTGACTTGTAGATGGAGGAGCTGGCAGTCGACTAAGGAGATCGATAACAATTCCTTGTGTTGGAGCTAGTTCTGGGTATAAAGATGCGTCGTATCCGACGGGGCCACTACCCTTTACATGAAAGGACCATCGAAGAAAGTATCCTGAGTCAGCAACTACCCATACCTTGTACCCAATTGGTATGGGCTTTGCAGGAATATGCACAGTTTCGGTGCTTTTCCCAGTGTACCTCACCATAGCCTCATCAACGCTAACCTCAGACCAGTGATGTAATTAATCGGGGCGATTAATTAGCGATTCATTGAATCTGAATCCGAGGTCAGGATTAATTAACTGAATCACGCTCGCCCGGATTAATTAAGTTTCAACGATTAATTAAGGTGGGGTCACAAGTTTCAGGGGAAGTATGATTGGACGGCGAAATGCCAAATTTGGCAGCCCCATGCCACTTGATGCCTGCGAAATCCACTTCCGTAACCACCAGCAGTTGTTTATCGCCAGACACCAATACATATTGCTCTCCCAACTGgtgtcacgttatgagactcattgttaactaagctcttTTTTACAAAATcattgttcttcttgttcgagctgcagactctgtctgcagctctccttttaatatcaaaacacttcctttcgtccgaagcaaataattgctttttccggctattctcagttctcatagccgacaTAATGacagccagcatttacaccaagtttgcttgttctatcaacagaggcagttttatccgacaactGGTAAACCAGAGAGCAAACTGGCGCTGGCTTGCTAAAGATCAACGTAATTGGTACTGGAAAATTCGACAAAGTCATGGAAAGCAGCCAATACAGCGCCAACAATTCTTCAAAAGTGCTTATCAGCCGTCAGATGTTAATTAATCGCTGAATCCGATAATTAATCCTGAATCCAAGGCATGATTCAATAATTAATCTGAATCCGACCTTGGATTCAGATTAAATGATTAATTACATGCCTGCCTCAGACGCTGGGTTCCAGTATCGAGTTGATGTTTCTTGTAAGTGAGTACTCCAATTGTTAATCTTATTGAATACCCCTTGTGGGGGGTCCGTAGTATCCCAGACACAAAACCGCCGGTAGAGAAGTTGAAAACGATTTCGCGACATGAATCTAGCAATCGGGTGCACTGGATTGGTTGGGGCAGTACTCCAATAGTGCTCGAAGCGTGGTTCGAGGTGGATGGACATGTATATCAACACCCCAAAGAACAAGTAGATCTCGGCGGCGTTGGTTGGCTTCCAGGCATGCTGTCGACAGTGTTTAGCTCTTGGGCCTTCTATATGGCCGGGTAGCTTGATATAGCGTACGTTCATGTATTCGGCCCATTGATCGAGCATGTGGATCGGACAAAACAGTCTAAAGATATCGAGTAGGCTATCTTGAGGTAGGTCTGTCGAGATACGACGGGGAAAGCCTTGCGAAGGTACTGGCTTAAAGGTTGAAGTGGCCGGTTCGGTCAACAAATCGCGTAggtttggctttggcagaggCTTTAGCGGGGACGATAAGGGTATTGGAACAGGCGTCTGTGGTGCTGTAACAATTGAATTAGTGGTGGCCCTTCGTCGTTGTTTAGCTGGTCGAGATCCACCAGCTATGCTAGTGGCCCTTCGTTTTCCACCTGCCATGTTCACGTTCTGTGTTCCAAGCAAGGCAAaattgtacggagtatggaaTTTGCGTGGGGAAATGTCACGGCAGAGTGCGTTCAGTACTGGTTTGTTGCTGTGGGTCCTCGTGCACGGACCCCTACAGGTGGTAACAGTTTGGCAGTCAAGGAGATACTGTGTGCCTTCCCTCTTTTGTCTCACAGCCGTCACTTCTCCATGATGTGGATGGGATTGTATCTCATCTCAGTGCAACAGACAAGATGTACATGGTCATGCGAACTTGATAACGGTGGCTTTTTGCTGCCACACCTGGGGAACAATTGAGCGTGGGGCAGACGTTTCTCTCTCTGGATTGTAACCCTCACATTCGATTTGTTGGAAGACATGGGTGAGTTGTGTACCAATGTGCTCCATCAGGAGCGCCAGCTCAGACTAGTCAAGGTCCCTTTCTCAGATAGTTAGTTAACAAACAAATGAAGACATGTGTTTTAAATCCTGCGTACTGTATACGGGGTATTGTTAGTGTGTTATGTCCAAGCCCAACAGCTCGTTCAATGAGGTACTTTTGGGGGAAGGAGGACAGTGGAGCTGCTGTCCCTTTTACGGAGCCAACCACCGCTTGACCTACCGTCTATTGGATTGTTATGTTTCGTGATGTTAAGTTCTGTTGTGTTTGTAACATTTTGGGAAAGAAGATTATAACGTGAGAAGGCTACTTTTGTGATTAACGAGTTGTACCAACAGAAAGAAATTATAAATTGGGCTAGAACCCGTTTACCTGAAGGACCAAGCAAACTCTGGCCTTTTCGGAAACCAAAATTTCTTAACATACGAGCTGGTTCATCCTCGACCTCAAATACTCCCTTTATCTTTTCAAGATGTCAGTCCAGGGTGCAAGTCAATTCAGCCGTAAGCGACCGCATTGCTTTCCCTCTCCCCAGCAAATCCCTAATACGTACGGGCCAGCGAACTTTACTCCTCCTGGCTCTGGAGTCCCCGCCACCCAGATGCAATCAAACTACCAACAGCCGCAACCGCATATGGCCCCCCAACAGGTCGCTCAGCAGAACAACTATGCGCCCCCAAGCAGCTCAAACCACCCCGCGACTGGCGAAGGCTACTACTGGGCAGAACTAGACGGCCAGCCAGGCATGCCCCACTCTCCCAGAATCGCCGATCAACTGGCCCAGGCTGCCATCAACTTGATGAACGCTGTTGCTAACTGGTATTACTTTCCCATATTTCGGTTTCTTCATGTCTGAAGACTAATTTTGAATCATTAGGATTAACTCGCGAACAAAAAAGTGAGTTTTGAGGCCTGTATTGACGTTTCAGGCCACTAAACCTACATCAGTGATGATTCGAAACTGCGGTTGTGTGCCCAACTTGTTGCACAAGATAAGCAATACCGCATGGGAGAGGGAAGTACTTTCCCTGATCAGCAAATGAATTGAGATCAGCCGTAAACCGATGCCCGTCGTTGGGTCAGATCTTCTACGTTTTTACTCTGCAAGTTTTCATTTTGTCTCAAGTTTTTCGGCACCCGTCCGGTAAACCTACCATGTAGAGTTCTCCCATACCCTTCTTGTTAGAGACATTAAATTATGTTTCAATTTATAGTAACATTGTTTGGCAAATACTCAGCAACGGATTGTGGGTTGCTGGCCAGAACCGTTGCATCTAGACAGAAAGATAATCAATAAAACAAATAGCAGGTTGGCTAAGATtggtaaaaaaaaaagaaaaacaaacTGTGCCCCATCGCGGTAAACGTATCTGACTACTGTTCGTGGGCTTTTAGTCTGCCACGGCATAGGAGACGCTGAAATGTGAAAGTTTATGACAAGACTTACACCCTCCATCAAGGTGCAGCCTATGCTACCAAAGCTGGAGGGAGCAACTGTCAACAGCACTAGTCCAAACCCAAGAAGAGTTCGCCGATAGAAGTTGTCTTCGGTGACTGATCGGTTGCGCAGCAAAaatggttgatgatggcgttggaagGCAGTAGAAAACAACGGGGATCAAGCGAAAATTGGCGCAGCCATGTATGTGCCTCCACATCGGCCAACCGCCACATCTCACCTAGATGCTGGCGCCCTGTTGTGTTGCCAAAGTAAATCAAAGTATACACAGTGGGAGAAAGTGCAAGAAGAAAGTACTCTTTTGGACAACTCTTTTGTAGGGATGCCAAGGCCAGGTTTGCATCAGCGACAAGCCAAAAATAGCTTTTTGGCTCCCTTGCAATTCTTCAAAATACCCCTTGGCCCCCCCGGCCCatctgctccttcctcctgCGTTGACATCGAACTTGGTACATCAACACAGAGTTAATAACACTAAGATTGTACCGGTAACGTGTTGTCATATACATTACGGTACACAGCAGGCCTGACAACAAGCCGTTGGTTCGTTAGTGACAGCATGAAATTGCAGACGGCATAAGGATGGCACTTCGACATCCTGTGCGCATGTTCACCAAGAGGTTGCACCCCACAAATTACCAACGGGGGCAATGAAAGTTGCCAGCAAGCTCACGACTAAGGGTTCTAGTCCAGCCTCAACCACCGCTTTGGACACCAAACAGAGTACCATAATATAAAACGGCAGGATATCAAATATCTGTTACCATGATGCCCAAGTAAAACTTGTAGAGGCACTATTAATGGAATGTTACGTGGCTACACA
This window contains:
- a CDS encoding transposase IS4 domain-containing protein, coding for MAGGKRRATSIAGGSRPAKQRRRATTNSIVTAPQTPVPIPLSSPLKPLPKPNLRDLLTEPATSTFKPVPSQGFPRRISTDLPQDSLLDIFRLFCPIHMLDQWHAWKPTNAAEIYLFFGVLIYMSIHLEPRFEHYWSTAPTNPVHPIARFMSRNRFQLLYRRFCVWDTTDPPQGVFNKINNWSTHLQETSTRYWNPASEAGM